The Chanos chanos chromosome 6, fChaCha1.1, whole genome shotgun sequence genome includes a region encoding these proteins:
- the LOC115815252 gene encoding adenosine receptor A1 has translation MSSSPGMEPWEHVDMMYISIESTIALASVLGNVLVVLVVGLNRALRDPTFCFIVSLALADIAVGALVIPLAIVISLGLKTQFYSCLFLSCLLLIITQSSILSLLAIAIDRYLRVKIPTRYSIIVTQQRAWVGVCFCWLLSAITGLVPMFGWHNYDPTAGNSSDTVIACKFMTVMRMDYMVYFNFFGWVVVPLTIMTCLYAEIFRVIRRQLNLRAEATSDADKYYQKELKLAKSLALVLFLFALCWLPLHIMNCIVFFCPECDMPKSAMYVGIFMSHVNSAVNPLVYAFRIQRFRVTLLQIARRFLLCKGANASPCQQCPAPITEKTQVNL, from the exons ATGTCGTCCTCTCCGGGCATGGAACCTTGGGAGCATGTGGATATGATGTACATCTCCATTGAAAGTACCATAGCACTGGCCTCTGTACTGGGCAACGTACTGGTGGTACTGGTGGTGGGCCTAAACAGGGCGCTGCGAGATCCCACTTTCTGCTTCATTGTCTCCTTGGCTCTGGCCGACATCGCTGTGGGGGCTTTGGTGATACCTTTGGCCATTGTCATTAGCCTGGGGCTGAAGACACAGTTTTACTCTTGCCTCTTCCTCTCGTGTCTACTTCTCATCATCACTCAGAGCTCCATCCTTTCATTACTGGCCATTGCCATTGATCGCTACTTACGCGTAAAGATCCCGACCAG gtACAGTATCATAGTAACACAACAGCGggcgtgggtgggtgtgtgtttctgctggcTGCTCTCAGCAATCACCGGGTTGGTGCCCATGTTCGGTTGGCACAACTACGACCCGACAGCCGGAAACAGCAGCGATACCGTCATCGCGTGTAAGTTCATGACGGTCATGCGGATGGACTACATGGTCTACTTCAACTTCTTTGGTTGGGTGGTGGTGCCACTCACCATCATGACCTGCCTCTACGCCGAGATTTTCCGCGTCATCCGTCGCCAGCTCAACCTCCGCGCCGAGGCCACCAGCGACGCGGACAAATACTACCAGAAGGAGCTGAAACTGGCCAAATCGCTGGCGttggttctgtttctgttcgCTCTCTGCTGGTTGCCCCTGCATATCATGAACTGCATCGTCTTCTTCTGCCCAGAATGTGACATGCCCAAAAGTGCCATGTATGTGGGTATCTTCATGTCCCACGTCAATTCAGCGGTCAACCCGCTGGTCTACGCTTTTCGGATCCAGCGTTTTCGCGTCACCCTCCTGCAGATAGCACGCCGCTTCTTGCTTTGCAAGGGTGCCAATGCCAGCCCGTGCCAACAGTGCCCTGCCCCGATTACAGAGAAAACCCAGGTCAATCTGTAG